The sequence below is a genomic window from Methanoculleus sp. 7T.
TCTCTGCAAGCGGCAACTGGCGCGCCATGTTCGCATTCGGTGCAGTGCCGGCCACCATCCTCCTCATCGGCATGTTCCTGCTTCCGGGCAGTCCCCGGTGGCTTGTGGCCCATCATCAGCAAGACAGGGCAACCAGCGTTCTCCGGAAGATCCGCGGAACCTCGGATGTATCGGGCGAACTAGACGATATCAGGCGGTCGGTTCGGATGCAGGAAACCGGTAACTGGTCCAACCTTCTGGCACCGTCGATCAGAATGCCTCTGATCGTCGGTATTGGCCTGGCCGTCCTGCAGCAGTTGACCGGCATCAATACCGTCATCTATTACGCCCCGACAATCTTCCAGTTTGCCGGACTACATTCTGCCACGGCCTCGATCGCAGCGACTGCGGGCGTCGGCGTCGTGAACGTCCTCGCCACCGTCGTTGCCGTCATCCTCGTGGACCGGGCAGGACGCCGCCCCCTCCTTCTCGCGGGGATCGCCGGCATGGTCGTGAGTCTTGCCGTGCTCGGGGCCGGGTTTGCGTTTGGTGGAGCGGGCTCGGGAGGGAGTCTCCTCGGGCTGATCACCGCGGTCAGCCTGACGGCATACGTTGCATCATTTGCTATCGGCCTCGGGCCGGTGTTCTGGCTGCTGATCGCTGAGATTTACCCGCTCAACGTGCGGGGGCGTGCCATGAGCGTCGCAACCATCACCAACTGGGCTGCGAACTTTCTCATCACCCTGACATTCCTGACGCTGGCCGGGGTAATGGGGCGGGCGGGTGTCTTCTGGCTCTATGCACTCGTGGGCATCGTCGCATGGCTCTTCGTCCTCAGGCTGGTGCCGGAGACGAAAGGGCTCACACTCGAAGAGATCGAAGAACATTTTAGAGCCGGTCGACACCCTCGCGAACTGAAGGGTGCGCCAAAACCATAATCAGATTCCTATGCCTGATGCTATCCCGGAAAACCGGCCACAGGTTCCCATACGGCCCCGTCGCCGTGAGGGTGCACCCCAGGACGAATACCAGCCGATCGAAGCCTATGGAGTGATCGGAAACGGGCATACCGTGGCGCTCGTCAGCAGCAGAGGCTCCATCGACTGGCTCTGCTTCCACCGGTTCGATTCACCATCGCTCTTTGCCCGTATCCTCGATCCTGACCGGGGCGGCTACTGGAGCATACAGCCGGAAGAACCGTTCGGGAGTTCGCACCGGTATCGGGAGGCGACGAACATCCTTGAAACGACTTTTCAGCGTACCGATGGAACCGTAATCCTTCAGGATTTCATGGATATTGCAAGTGTTGCCCGGCTCCGCCGGCTTCCGGCTCCCGGCAGGCTCATACGCATCGCGGAATGCACTGAGGGGAAGGTCGGGATTGTCTGCAACTGTCTGCCCCGGCCGAACTATGCCCGAACGCGCCCGGAGTTCGCCCTTCACGGAAACCAAGCGACATTCGGGACATATACGCTCACCGGACCGGCGACATGGCAGGTAGACGATGCGAGCGAAGCATTGACCTGTCGGGTCGCGCTTCACGCAGGCGAGATGGCAGCGTTCACCCTCGCAACAGAGGACGATGCCGCCTTGCCGCAGCTCACCCCGGAAGATTCCCTCACGGTGACGAGCGATTACTGGCGGCAGTGGAGCGGCAACTGCACGTACGACGGGCCGTATCGCGATATCGTGATCCGTAGCGCACTCACCCTTAAGTTGATGACCTACACACCATCCGGCGCTATCGTTGCGGCACCGACGACATCGCTTCCCGAAACCTTCGGCGGCGAGCGAAACTGGGATTATCGCTTCACATGGATCCGTGATGCATCGTTCACGCTGTACGCACTCCTCCTTGCCGGATACCTCGACGACGAACAACCGTTCTTTGACTGGGTTGTGCGTACGGTCAGGTTGAAAGGAACAGGTATTTCGATCCTGTATCCCGTCGTCCCAGAGAGCAGAACTACCGAAGAGGTGCTCAGCCATTTTAGAGGGTATCGGGACTCCCGACCGGTGAGGATCGGGAACCAGGCGGCGGTTCAGGAACAACTCGATGTCTACGGGGAAGTCATGGGTGCCATCCAGTTTGCCTGGC
It includes:
- a CDS encoding sugar porter family MFS transporter translates to MKARGGEPKSSGITRLVYIAVAVAAIGGILFGYDTGVISGAILFITGEFSLSPTLEEVATSSVLVGAILGAISGGLLADRIGRRPSIIAASVVFLAGTGTVVVATGLSVFLIGRVLIGVAIGVASFVVPLYISEIAPSALRGGMVSLNQLFITLGILVSYGADYLFSASGNWRAMFAFGAVPATILLIGMFLLPGSPRWLVAHHQQDRATSVLRKIRGTSDVSGELDDIRRSVRMQETGNWSNLLAPSIRMPLIVGIGLAVLQQLTGINTVIYYAPTIFQFAGLHSATASIAATAGVGVVNVLATVVAVILVDRAGRRPLLLAGIAGMVVSLAVLGAGFAFGGAGSGGSLLGLITAVSLTAYVASFAIGLGPVFWLLIAEIYPLNVRGRAMSVATITNWAANFLITLTFLTLAGVMGRAGVFWLYALVGIVAWLFVLRLVPETKGLTLEEIEEHFRAGRHPRELKGAPKP
- a CDS encoding glycoside hydrolase family 15 protein; translated protein: MPDAIPENRPQVPIRPRRREGAPQDEYQPIEAYGVIGNGHTVALVSSRGSIDWLCFHRFDSPSLFARILDPDRGGYWSIQPEEPFGSSHRYREATNILETTFQRTDGTVILQDFMDIASVARLRRLPAPGRLIRIAECTEGKVGIVCNCLPRPNYARTRPEFALHGNQATFGTYTLTGPATWQVDDASEALTCRVALHAGEMAAFTLATEDDAALPQLTPEDSLTVTSDYWRQWSGNCTYDGPYRDIVIRSALTLKLMTYTPSGAIVAAPTTSLPETFGGERNWDYRFTWIRDASFTLYALLLAGYLDDEQPFFDWVVRTVRLKGTGISILYPVVPESRTTEEVLSHFRGYRDSRPVRIGNQAAVQEQLDVYGEVMGAIQFAWRIGKYDPTPLWGTMREMLDWVTRHWHDRDSGLWEVRGGVRHFVYSKAMMWFALNCGIEIAEGMRLPGDVEGWRRERDMIHEEVLDKGWSDALGAFKQSYEDEQLDAANLRLSTINFIKGDDPRMISTIDATLEHLVVDDLCYRYIDAPEGVTGEEGSFVVCTTWLINALIRAGRAKEAHRIFQNLLARASSLGLYAEELQPATGTHLGNFPQSFSHIGIINAAVSLAHAGYVGTVSPYHAAAADAAGHGGGKPSR